The sequence CACCGCCCAGTTCCGCCAGGAATGGTGGAACGGCATCTGGCACAGCGCCACCAGTGACCCGACCTTCCTCCTCTTCGGACACGGCTACGGCTTCAACCTCCAGACGCTGGCGCCGCCCGGCAACGTGGACACGACGGTCCGCAGCCCGCACAACATCATTTTCTACTCGATCGGCTACACCGGCTTCGTCGGCGTCGCGCTGATGGCACTGCTCTTCTACGCGATCGCCCGGCAGCTCTGGACGGTCTTCAAGCGGACCGGGAACCCCGTCGGCCTCGCGCTGATGGCGCTGATGGTGACGGCGTCCCAGTTCGAGCCGTTCCTCGAGTCGCCGTTCGGCGCGGCGGCCTGCTACCTGACGCTCGGCATGTGCCTCGCGCCGCTGATGCGGCTCGGTGGCGGGGATGGTCGCAGGCTGCCGGCCCGGCTGGAGCGGGCGCTGGCCGGGATGGCCCACGACCGGCCGGCGCTGGACCTCGAGCCGGCGCCGATCCCGGCGCAGCGCCGGTACGCCTCCCGGGGTGGACCCGTCACGAGCACGGACCTCATCCCGGAGCCGGGCAGTTCCGGCTCGGAGGGGCCGCCGCTGCGCAGGCCGGCCGCGCTCTCCGCGGGAGCGCCGCGGCCAGGGCGAAGGTGACCTGTCGTGCGCGTACTTGTGGTGCACAACGACTACGTCAGCGCCAACCCGTCCGGGGAACGCCGGGTCGTGAACGACGACCTGGAGAACCTGCGGGCGGCCGGCGTCGACGTTCGGGCCTACATCCGGTCCAGTGACGAGATCCAGGGGCTGACCGGCGCGGCCAAGGCCGAACTGCTGGTCCGCCCGGTCTACTCCCGTGAGGACACGGCGAAGGTCGCCCAGATCCTGCGCGACGACCGGATCGACGTGCTGCACCTGCACAACCCGTACCCGCTGATCTCGCCGCAGGTCGTCCGGGTCGCGGACGCGGCCGGCGTGGCGGTCGTCCAGACCGTGCACAACTACCGGATGGCGTGCGTCAACGGCGCGTTCTTCCGGGACGGCGAGATCTGCACGAAGTGCGCGACGAAGCGGGTGCCGCTGCCGGCGATCCAGCACGGCTGCTACCGCGAGTCACGGGCGCAGAGCGTGGTCATGGCGGCGGCGCTGACCGCCCACCGGCCCACCTGGCAGCTGGTCGACCGGTTCCTGCCGGTCACGTCGTTCATGGTGAAGCACCTGCGTGACGCCGGCATCCCGGCCTCGCAGATCACGCCCAAGCCGAACACCGTGCACGACCCGGGCCCGGCGACCGCGCCGGGTCGGGGCCTGCTGTTCGCGGGCCGCCTGGTCGAGGAGAAGGGCATCCAGCTGCTGCTGGCCGCCTGGGACCACTTCCACCGTCACGGCGGCGGCTGGCTGGACGAGCTGACCATCGTCGGCGAGGGGCCGCTGCGTACCGAGGTGGAACGGGCCGCGCGGGCGCTGCCCGGGGTGCGCTACCTCGGGCCGGTCCCGAGCGAGCAGGTCGGCGAGCTGATGCGCGCGTCGGCGGCCGTGGCCGTCCCGTCGCTGTGGTTCGAGGGCTTCCCGATGACCGTGTTGGAGGCGTACGCCCGCGGTCGCGCGGTCGTCGGCACCTCGGTCGGTTCGGTGGGCACCGTCGTCGACGGCGAGGTCGGCTGGCGCACCGCCGGCACCGAGCCGGAGGACCTCGCCGCCGCGCTCGCCGAGGTCGATGCCCTCACCGCAGCCCGCCGTGGCGCTGCGGCGAGGACCCGCTTCGAGACGTCGTTCACCCCCGAGGTCGTCACCAAGCAGCTCGTCGCCATCTACGAGGACGTGCTGGCCCTGCGCCGCGCCCGGCCCTGAGGCCGGGCCGGCGCTGGGGCCGGTTGCGCGCTGCCGAACGGGGCCGAGCCTCAGCTCGCGGGCGGGACCGCGACCGCGGCGATGATGCCGTGGGTGTCGCGGCCGGAAGCCTGCCAGGCGGTGAACGAGCCCGCGCCGAGGCTGAACAGGTTCGAGGTCGGGGTGACCTGGCCCCAGGTGAGCACACTGTTGTCGGTGAAGACGATGTCGGTGCCGT is a genomic window of Pseudofrankia inefficax containing:
- a CDS encoding glycosyltransferase family 4 protein encodes the protein MRVLVVHNDYVSANPSGERRVVNDDLENLRAAGVDVRAYIRSSDEIQGLTGAAKAELLVRPVYSREDTAKVAQILRDDRIDVLHLHNPYPLISPQVVRVADAAGVAVVQTVHNYRMACVNGAFFRDGEICTKCATKRVPLPAIQHGCYRESRAQSVVMAAALTAHRPTWQLVDRFLPVTSFMVKHLRDAGIPASQITPKPNTVHDPGPATAPGRGLLFAGRLVEEKGIQLLLAAWDHFHRHGGGWLDELTIVGEGPLRTEVERAARALPGVRYLGPVPSEQVGELMRASAAVAVPSLWFEGFPMTVLEAYARGRAVVGTSVGSVGTVVDGEVGWRTAGTEPEDLAAALAEVDALTAARRGAAARTRFETSFTPEVVTKQLVAIYEDVLALRRARP